Part of the Hemibagrus wyckioides isolate EC202008001 linkage group LG09, SWU_Hwy_1.0, whole genome shotgun sequence genome, tatatttctaaacatCTCATTTGTGAACATGTAGAATGAGAAATAGGAATATAAAATGTGACCATAATATATTATGAGAAGATGTAACTAAGCAAGAAACTGCAGTACAGtgcttgtgtaagtgtgtggtgtgtgataaGCCAGATGATGCTATGGTTTAGCCTATGTCCTGTGGAACTTCTCTCAGGCTTTCTGTAGTACCAATGACATGCAAAGGAGGGCAGCCTTGTCAAACCTGCTGTTTATCATGAACGGGGACAAATCTCTCTTGGGCAGCCAATGGTGGAGATAGCAAACCTTTCTTTCATCccttcttcatttctttcttctaGAATATGGAAATTAGGATGCCAGGGTGTGTCTCTGATGATAACATCTGCCATTGTTAGTATGAGTTTAATATAGAGTTACAGTTTCAATAAGTCACAGAATCCTTTGGTTCAAGCGCACTACTAAAGCAACAACCATGCTGACTCCTCTCATGACAAAACAATATACTAAAGGGGCTATCTCTGCACAGAGGATATGCCTAgtttgaacagaaaaaaaaatacaattatttttgCTCTAAGGTGAAGAATTGACAATCTAAACCAAAACACTGGGGGGGGGAATAGAGTTTCctctatttctttcttcctgtccaCCCACTATAACTTTTCTAATTGAACTCTGTGAAGTCCCTGCAGATTGCCCGTACAATGGGCTGCTCAAACTGCTCGAGGCCACTGAACTCGCGGgtaaagaaggtgtgtgtgtctttgggcTCTGATGCCATGGTTCTCAAGTCCTCCATTGGTGCCCAAGCTACACCCACAGTGAACACTGTGATCCCTGCAAAAGGACAAGGTTTATAGGTTAGGACAGCCATCCTGAGTCACTAACATTTGTTTTCAGTAGTCATTTTGCTTGTATTGAAAAAAACATCTTAGCTAATTCAATGTCATTTTCAGCAGTCTAATTCTGGGTCAGGAATTAGGACTAATTACTCACCTTGCCTTTGAGCAGCTATGGCTGGCCCTCTAACATCATCATAGGACTGACCATCAGTAACAATGATAAGAAACTTCTTGCCTGTACCCATGCTACGGGGCTGGAAGAGATTCTCCATAGCAAAGGTGATAGCATCTCCAGTGGCTGTACCACCACTTAGGTACGGGATGTTCTGGAGGGCTCTCAAGGCGTCATCCTttttcaaataatcactgaatccAAACTCCAATCTCTGGTCATATGTGAACTGCACAGCCCCAATGCGTGAGCCAATTTCTGATATGTCAAAGTTGCGAGCAATGGAGCTTAGGAGGCTTAGAACTAGTTTGAAGTTTGTCTCACCCACACTGCTGGATCCATCAATCAAGAAGCCCAGGTTGACTGAGTTATAGCATGTCTTGCTGCAGAGCAACTGGTCAACAGAGCATAGCTTCTGAGCCAGAGGCTTCAAAAATTTAGTTGTGCTGAACCAGCTTGGCATGGTCATTGTGAAGAAACCATTGTCTTTGCAGCCTGCCTGTAAGACACATATTTGGACTTTTACAGTATTTTCTTCCAGCAGAACAAGAGGCTCCAAAATATTTAGAATAATTTAATCCATTCTATTTGTCTTTGAAAAAAACCTACCTTTTTCATGAAGTCTTGATCCCTCACCATTCCCATTTCCTCTGGGATAGGTTTGGCCACATTCACTAAAAACAAGTTGATTCCAGATTCTCTAGCCATTACTGCTGCATCTGCCAGGGTGTCAGAGGGCCATCCATCAATAAATGCCACAATAATCCGTGGAACACCCCTGCGCAGTCCAAAATCAGGATTGAAAAAGTGCCTTACTGAATGGAGTATGGCCTTGCCTGCACACAGAGTAACAAAATGTGAAGCACAGAAAATGCAGGTTTGAGGTTCAGACAAAAGGCTGGTCACATGACTAACCATCATGCATCATGTCATGTGTTTCAAGTAGAATTATGCACCTGTATTGGTGTTGCCTCCACCCAAAGCTACCTCTTTGAGGGCAAAAATCACATCTTTGGGCATGCTATAGTTGCCCAGGTAGAATTCAATCTGAGGCGTCTCACTGTAAACataaaagtgaacattttacaaATGTTTCATTTGGTACACAATGATCCTGAACAAACCATGAAGACCTGTTACACACCTGGCTTGCACCACTCCCACATGTGGTCCATCTGGCCCAACCTTCAGCATTGCTGCTAATCTACCAATGAAGTTCTTCTGTAAGTTGAAGCGCCGTTGTCCTATATGATAGCTGCTGTCGAGAATCAGAGCTATATCCACAAGACAATCTGGAACAAGGCAACATGAAACATTACTTTAGTGTAATtctttctccaaaaaaaaaggacatcAGCTTTGTCAGAGCTTTGTCATCAAATGCACCTCTGTTCTCTGGTACTTGAGGTTTCTTCTGGTTTTTCTTGACAGCTTTCTTTGCTACAAGAAGAAACAACATTGTGTACACATTAGCCTGCAGCATATATAAGTAATATACACACCTACTCCAAATTAGACACCTACCTGCTCCAGACACTGGGTTGTCAGCAGTGATGGTTAGACTGGACACTTCCATTGGCAAGCTGATTGATCCTGATAGAGAAGAATGGACACATTCTGATGCTGATCATTTAAAATAACTTCATAGTTCAACTAATTTCTACAATGTAACTTTGACATCCAGACACTACAACAGGGGTTTTCTTGGGCTGTCTTAAAACTGAGAGCGGctagcatttaaaaatatttctcttGAATAAAGAGAACTCATTTAATTAATTgtagtgcattgtgggattacATGAGCACACTAGAAAATCTCAACAATGCTTATTGTACATGGCGTGAATATTTTGAAATAGTGCACTTTATGATTATTAGGGTGAATGATGGACATATTCcgcattttttgttttttaaagtaaCTGTTCAGAGTGCAGGTTTTGAACCCTGGTCATGGCGTATGTCCATCTTTTTGTCcctgctcttacacacacacttcatctcgGGAAGGACTGTTAAGTAGCTGATTAGCTGAATGAAATGTTGAAGCAAAAGACCAAAAGAAACTCTTGGTGCTAGCCGGCGTCTTCTAACAGCGGAGAGTGAAAATACCTACTGGTTACAGTGAATGATGCACTCCAGCTGGACAGAGACTGAGTCTGGATGCCGTGTGCGTAGGAGCTGTGATAGTGACTCCTTCCTGCCAGCTTCTGAACCTCCACAGCTCCTCCTGACGCACCTATAATCCCACTGAAACATGCAGAGGGACAGTTAGGAACAGGACATTTTAAGAATGAAAAGCTGTGTGATAACTTACAGCGGTCAAATGAGTGTATAAAATCACACGGAAGAACAAAATCACTTTAGATAACTGGATAAAGTTTATAACTATCCAAAGTTACATCATGTGTGAGTTTATTTTCTCCAGGCAGGATTATACACAGTGATCATGACAAGGAGGTTAGCTGGTGTATCTGTTGGAtggttttattataataaagcaAATCCCACTCGGTTTTTGATGATCATTATCACCGTGTGCACCTCCTGCAGCATTAAAAAACACGTGTCCAcataataaaggaataaaacatgctttTTATGTGTACATattgttaaaatgaataatactgGTGATACATATGTATATCCTCCTGAGACCCAGCCTATTCATTTATGTCCTCTGTGATGGACATTAGTTTTTGATCTATATCTTTTGACTCATTTGAGCTACCCTACTATATGCACATATAGAATTGAGCTCATTTTATATTTCACTGATTTAAACATGTTTGGAAATTGAACTTGGGATAAGCGCGTTGCTTTTCATTGTCATTTATTTAGATTAGTTTTCATTTGATGAGCGTATTTACATGAACAAATGCACACTTGCTGAGCGTATATGCCCAATATAAGGAAAAAGCTGCATAAGCCTCTATAAGCATATAGTGAAGTTTCGCATTGATGCGTTTCTCTGTGTGAGGTAGACGTGTAGGTGTGAGATAGTGTTTTAACCTTTTGCCGAGTAAAGGCGATTTTGCAGGATCACCTCAGCGTCAGTCAGCTCAGTATTTCCCAACCGTATATctatgcttatttatttattttgatctaAATACCTGTGCAGCGCGGCACCGCATACGCTGGAGATGGAGGCGTAAATCCCGGAGCCGAACACTGACAGTTTCCACAGCGTGCAGTTTCCGGGACACAGCACCAGCGCGCGTGAGTCCGGGGAGTCCACCAAGTCCGCCGCGCGCGTGCCGCATCCAATGGGAACCGCaactggagttaaaaaaaaCGATACAgattacataaaacaacacagtgtcTACTCAATTAAATAATACAGAATCAGGTCACTGTAATATTTAAATCACATCTAgtgctgaattattattattttttgtaatttcaAACTAAACTGAAAAgcatatacacatgcatataaAAAGAATAGTAAAGCTCCACCTAAATCAGCTCCAAAGCTCATGGGCGTCATAGACAGAATGCCTGTGGGAAATAAACACATGTAggacataataaaaaaaaccatgaACACAGTATTTGCATACATAATTAAACGGAAAGCAGAAATGAGAACAAAAATCTTGACATTAATTTACCAATCATAATTATAATGATACCTAGCATACCTAAGACATGAAGAAATGCAAACCGAAGTGACAAAGTTACTGAAGACATCTGTAGAGACACACAGTAGGAGATTTGTCACACTACGTTAGTCACAGAGCTAAGAAAACAGAAGCACTTTATACTGTATTGCAGTGTATCagataaaaaaatgtaacacaGTTATTCCTTTCCAAAGTTAATGTTAAAGGTCTTCCTTCAACAATATTCCACAAAGGCTATTTACAATGAAACTGTAATATTTGTATTTGAAATGGCACTGGGATTAGAAGCTTAATTCCCAGACACATCCATCACTACAGGCTCATTTGGAAGTGCATACTTCACTTAATCCCCAAGAAGACACAGAGAACGAATGGACATATATTGtgatataaaatattcactATTAAAATGGTTGGAATAAACAAACCTTGGATTAGATGTAAGCTCACAGCTAGTATACAGGATGCTGTTTCTTTGGGCTTCCAGCCTCCAGCTTTagtaagataaaaaatatttaatcctTTGTGGATGATATTCCTGCAGTGTCTGAAATTCGAGGGTCCTTTAAGTCCCTTAAATAAGCTCCCTGAAAGCCTTGGTGATTTCATGGTGACATCACAGGCTGTGGACCAACCAGCTCCAGTGTAAAGTTCATCAATATACAATATCCTAGGCCTTTTAAGGTTTTGGAATTAAGCCCCTGTGATCACCACAAATGTCTCTTGAGCTGAGTATTTTAAAGAGAAGGGGGGAATCAAAAAGATGCTCATAGTGTGGAAGCATTTCTTTTGAAAAGTCAAACAGTTTATATTCCAGTATTAGCATAGGATAGTGTCCCtgtttgtgtttcagtaatTGTTAAGTAATTTCAATTAATGTTATATTTGAAAAAAAGGTCTTGGGCTCTCTGGGTTTACATAATGTCTGGAAAAGAGCTGAATGTCTCTCTGTTTGATCTATTCTGTTATTACAGCTGAAAAAGAATGCAACACCTCAAAATTGTGCCATAAATTGAAACCCAATTCAgcaggcatttttttttacataggcTCATCAGTGTTAATGATGTTCCTCTAAATTAAGAACCATGGAACAGACCAGAACCATGGACAGACCAGCTTTCAAGGCCGGTGAGTCAAAGTTTAACCTTGATTCTGTCCTTGTGGTCTAAATAATCTTGCTGACAGAGTTAAACCCAAAACGGATCAAACTCTGATGACAAATAATATTGGAACATCTCTCTCATAGATACATGTGCAGTTACAGAGCtttcaaggggtgggatatgtCTACCCAATTCATTTTCTCATCTTTttagaacaataaaaaacaatttctcTCATTTATCTCAGTGTTTTGGGTGTAAATTAAAACCTACTTGAAAAGGATGCGTTAATGCGTAAAGGATGTAGAAATATGAAATAACTTTATTGTTGAAACATCCATACGATCCTTACAATCTTATAAAGCAGATCAAATCTAGAAGCAATGAAGATTAAGCGTGAGTTTGTTCCTTTAGGGgaataaaggttttatttttgtataggcCAACCTTTGGAATCCATTTTCGtacaataaatcattaatgttctaaaattaaaaaaaaaaaagtttcagtcATCCTTGATCAATGATTATCAGACTAAATTAGtcagtaaaaatgtatttttttggtAACATTCCCTAATATTTAACCTGTTATTAAGTGGCCATATATAATCAAAATGGCAGTCCAGGCAATGTGAATAAATGATCCAGACAGACTGGGGAAATGATAGGCTGCTGTTTACCATGGCATATCCAAATTTACTGGCATGTACCGATTAAGTACAGAGGAAGTTTATATGGGAATGTGGTCTGTGATGCTTATTCATAGAGATAAATGAGGACCTCTTAAAGAATGACACCCGAGCCATTTGTTGTGGCCTTTATAAAACAACTGCTTATTGTAATCACTGGGAACTCTCCCAACTTCCAAATTAATGACTTTTATAGCACAGAAAGTCTGAGACTAAAGTGGTCCTCAACAACAAAATTATTGTGAGAACTGCTCTGCAGATTGATCAGCCCTTCAGACTGTGTGTGGCAGGCTGAAATTGTATCAAaactcagttcttcttcttcttcttcttcttcttcttcttcttcttcttcttcttcttcttcttcttcttcttcttcttcttcttcttcttcttcttcttcttcttcttcttcttcttcttcttcttcttcctgttcctcttcttcttcaacaCATTTAATTTTGCCCAAAATCTGGCTGTCTTACACAATGCTAACTGAACATGAGCTATATTCTGGCATAGTGATATGTAGTGTTGCTAGAAAGGAAATATTTAGAATGTTGGAAGTTTCATTTGTCATTAATAGTCTGTAAAATTATGTAACAGTAACATTAGTCAGGAGTTAAcgctcagtgccagtcccaagcccggaataaatgggagggttgcattaggaagggcatccggtgtaaaacctgtgccaaatcaaataatGCAGatcagatgatctgctgtggcaacTCGGAGCAGTCGAAGGACAACAACATGCAATAATCATCAGAAAGTATAAGCAACAGTTTCTGTCATCATGTCAATGATGAACTGGAGTGTAAATCCAGGTAATTTGTTTTTAGTGCTCACTAAATCAGGTGACATTATATGGAAACTCTCCTGAAGTTGAAGCCTGTGAATAGATGAATGTGGTAGTTTAAGCTGATACATGACACATCTGTTTCTGCATGGGCAAAAGCCTCACTGTCACATGTTACACAATGAGAGGCTTTGTGCTCCCACAAAGCCATTGCTTTCTACAAAGGAATTCATGAACTACAAATTTATTCCAAATAAATGCCATTAGCTGTCAAATATCTCAATGGATGTCTCATTTAGGTAACCATCATCACCTATGCAAATATTAAATCTGGTTAACGTAATATACACTGTCTTCAAGAATTTtctcaaaataaaatatcttataCCACGGTTGAAATCTGTTGAATCTCTTTTGTCTTATCACATTTTTTAACAGCATGGTTTGGGTGGTAGATCCAACTGCAAGGCAAATCACGTTTATATCAGTGCATCGTAAAACATTATTGATTTTATACAATAATAAATTACTCATGGAATTGTGTCATGGATGGTCGAGATGAACAGAATAGAGATAAACAACATGAAGGCATTCACAAGTTTGTACTAGGAACCAAGGGAGCAAAATTGGTCATGCTGTCAGGGTGAAAGGGATGTCAGACTATCTCTCCCCTGTCACTCATTGCAACATTAGCCAATTACAGGCATCTGGGAGCTCATGAATGCAGAGTAGGGCAGATGGTGCTTTCCTAAAAGATAAAGAGGTTAACttcatgtgtctcagagaaAGCACATGCTAGCCCCACCCTCATGAACTAATAGAtgctgtgtgatggagagagttgGCTAATGGGTATGAAGTGGCAAGATCAAATTAAGgagaaaatagagaaaaaacaCAGCTACGTTCCAAAAGCCAGTGGAAATCCCTCCTAGTAAAGTAAAGGCTGTTATAGGAGCAATGGAGGACATCTCTATATTAATGCCCATGTTTTCAGAATGCCATATTTGatagcacatatgggtgtgatggtcaggtggcTACAAATCCTTGGCCatatagtatacagtgtgtactgtatatacgcATAACTAAAACCAAACCAATACCCCTGTTGTTAGGATGCTGGCACTAAAGAAGTATGACACTTCATTCAGATGTATAAAGTTAACATGATTTTGAATGACAATGTTAAATTTTATATAGCATTTCAGAAATGACACTATTAAAAACTATTGACATCTTAATGTAAACTGACATTAAAAATGTCTTCTTGTGAAGTTGGCACTGATAAGTGATATTCGGGAGCCGAACAGGCAGCGCTCATATTGCACTCACCTCCTAATCATATGCAAATCTGTGTAAGATTTAAGCTCCCGGATCTGGATCACTGAATAAACTCTCTGCATCTCTAAAATTGTAATTTCTGTGATTCAAATGCAAAAATGAATATGATATTGTTATGATAAATTCATCTGGTCAACAACACACTATGTTGATTTAGATGTTAATTTATATGAAGTTGTCTGGTCATTTGGAAAAAGAAGCACATAATCTTCCAGAGTTGCTGTTTTTCTTGAGAAATGGCTGTGAAAGGGGCACTTTCATGATCCCCTTTTCTGGTAATACCTCCATAAACTAGTCCAGATGAAGCTGCACATCTTCAGGGTGTGCTTTCTGAGGAAGTGCTTTGAGCTGAACTGGGCCTTAGGCTGCAAAACAGAGCCTGGAGATCCTTCTGGAACTTGGAGCACATGCCAATATAAATGAAAGGATTGTGGAAACTTGCTGACTTAGCTGACGTAGTTACTTGGTAGCCCCATGCAGACCACAGGGAGATGGGGACTTGGCCAACAGGAATGCCACATTAGAATGAGCAATGCCTGCAGAGGGGCATTGATATCTTTTGAGGATTGCAGAAGATGACAAATAATGAAATAACCTTACCTGTGTTATGCTATGATCAATCAACCTCTAGGGGTTTTGTAGCTATAattaaatgtgtgaatgtgggaCACAAGCATTAATACTGTGACTATTATTGGCACAAAgaagttaaacaaaaaaaaaatgctgatgaTGTATAACTTGAAAGGCACCAAAATGTGGCTTGGTTCCAGTCAGTTTCATATGTTCCATAATTGCAGAATTTCACTTGTCTATGATTATAAATCTATTCATGTATAAATATGATGAATACAAGAAAATTGATAGTAGTTATCAGACTCTCAAGATCAGCCCATACCACTGTATCTGCCCCAGTCCAGAACAGTCAGAAAAAACAGACTGCAGCTATGATAAAGCCAAGCTTATACTTGTTGATCTGATGAACTGAAAAACCAAACTCTTGTGTCAGCATTTTTCTTTGTAGTGTATGCTGATTTATCTGCCATTTGTTCAGCCAAATAAGATCTTATCTTCTAACATAAGACCAAAAAACATATCCACCAATTTATCTAGACTTAGCACATACAAAGGGTTTCAAGTTGAGATTAATTAATAGTCTAACCATTAATGataaaggaaaaaggaaattttGTCCTGTCTGCAATCTAAAAAAGTATGTTTGACCATGAAGATCAGGCAGGAATGGATAACTGCTATCAGAAGAAATAATGAAGAGAAAGAGTGCAGATTGTTCTGGAGGATCCATGTAAGGGGTTAGATAAACTAAAAGTTCAAGGCTTCAGCCTTATTGCTCTGAGTGCCGTACTCTGGGCTTGGCAGGGCTGGGGCATACAATGTTGAGGTTGGCATACTTGGTGATCCTGATGAGGCCAAATAACATACCCAAGGGTCAAGGCAACTGGCCAAGTTATAGTTAGGCAGTAATTGGCTTAATGCATGCCATTCCCCTTCACTAAGTCTCCTGAGGAGCAAACCAACAAGATTACAAGATGTTGGAACACGATCAAAAGATTCTGCCGTTCTCCACACTTTCATTTTTCCAGGTCCTTTGATGCCTTCTTTAGTTTGCTAATTTCAGTGACTACTACAGTACAATGTTGTATTCTGCAAAATGTATGTGTAACAAAAGTTTTATCATGTGGAAATGTAACAAAAGTTccatgaataatgaataacCAGCACAGAGAATGTTATGATACTCACATGTGTGCCGTTTTGTAAATGTGCCAAGATCTTCATCTTGCAAGATGTTGCAAATAACAACTTGCAAATAATGGCTGCGGTACATAACGCGGTATGCAGAACCAtggatatacatatatacacaaggATGCCTTACAAAAATTTACAAGCAATAAggcttattattttatttttgtatatttggcTTTCATATAGCGGGTAAAATAAATACTGAACACGTCACAtgttttctcagtaaatatatttctaaaggtgctattgACATGACATTTTCACCAAatgttggtaacaacccatgcatgcaaagaaatcaaaccatagatgtccataaaCTAAGTTAAGTGTAATAATgcgaaatgacacagggaaaaactattgaacacatgaagaaaggaaGGTGCAAAAAAGGCATGTGAAGCCAAGCCATTCAATCATGAAATCAATCAGTAATTAGAAAGCAATCCTGCCCCTTGTCAGTGCAAATTAATATTAGCTGGTTCAGTCCCAACTGATGGCCTATAAAAAGGTTTCTCATTACCAGGGTAtcacacaagaaacatctcatgatggATAAAAGCAAAGTGCTTGGTCAAGACCTTTGTGACATTATTCTTGCAAAACATACAGATGGCACTGGTTACAGAAGGATTTCTAAACTTCTGAATGTTCCAGTGAGCACTGTTGGGGCCATAATCCAGAAGAGGAAAGAACATCATTTCACCATAAACCGGCCACAACCAGGTAGTTCCTCCCAAAATTTCTGACAGAGGAGTGAAAAGACTTATCAGAAGAGTTGTTCAAGAGCCAAAGACCACCAGAGACCCACAGAACCCTCAGGATTtgaagtgtttgtgtggaagaatgggccaaaatcacacctaaGCAATGTGTGCAACTAGCTTCTCTATACAGGAGGCATCTTGATGCTGTCATTACCAGCAAAAGCTTTTG contains:
- the coch gene encoding cochlin, encoding MSSVTLSLRFAFLHVLGILSMTPMSFGADLVAVPIGCGTRAADLVDSPDSRALVLCPGNCTLWKLSVFGSGIYASISSVCGAALHSGIIGASGGAVEVQKLAGRSHYHSSYAHGIQTQSLSSWSASFTVTRSISLPMEVSSLTITADNPVSGAAKKAVKKNQKKPQVPENRDCLVDIALILDSSYHIGQRRFNLQKNFIGRLAAMLKVGPDGPHVGVVQASETPQIEFYLGNYSMPKDVIFALKEVALGGGNTNTGKAILHSVRHFFNPDFGLRRGVPRIIVAFIDGWPSDTLADAAVMARESGINLFLVNVAKPIPEEMGMVRDQDFMKKAGCKDNGFFTMTMPSWFSTTKFLKPLAQKLCSVDQLLCSKTCYNSVNLGFLIDGSSSVGETNFKLVLSLLSSIARNFDISEIGSRIGAVQFTYDQRLEFGFSDYLKKDDALRALQNIPYLSGGTATGDAITFAMENLFQPRSMGTGKKFLIIVTDGQSYDDVRGPAIAAQRQGITVFTVGVAWAPMEDLRTMASEPKDTHTFFTREFSGLEQFEQPIVRAICRDFTEFN